The Daucus carota subsp. sativus chromosome 2, DH1 v3.0, whole genome shotgun sequence genome includes a window with the following:
- the LOC135150419 gene encoding uncharacterized mitochondrial protein AtMg00810-like, translated as MATPTKLEQDISGKKVDISSNRGMIGSLLYLTASRPDIMFATCLCARFPSDAKESHLITDAGLIGKATSGSCQFLGRRLVSWYSKKQHSVSTSTAEAEYIAEGSCCAQILWIRNQLNDYGLVLNKIPYIL; from the exons atggccactccCACTAAGcttgaacaggacatatctggtaagaaagttgatatttcaagcaatagaggtatgattggctcattactctatctcactgctagtagacctgatataatgtttgcaacatgtttatgtgcaagGTTCCCGAGTGAtgctaaagagtcacatcttataact gatgcaggattgataggaaaagcaacttctggaagctgtcagtttctaggacgacggttggtttcctggtacagcaagaaacaACACTCAGTATCTACCTCGACAGCGGAAGCAGAATATATTGCGGAAggtagctgttgtgctcagatcttatggattaggaatcagcttaatgactatggacttgtattaaacaaaattccctatattttgtga